The nucleotide window AATAGAAATGTTGGGCAGAGAAGCCCATTTTAGAGAAACCACTGGGAACAAGGGAAAGATCAGTGTATTTGTAGTTGGGGAAATGAATTCAaatgttggttctttcacttagTTCTTGTGTAAATTTAAGTCACTTTAACtttctgagactcaatttcctcatctgtaacacaAAAGATTCAGCTATGAAAGCCTATCTTATCTgtgagaaataaagtgaaagcaTGTTTTATAGAATGttgttatgaaaaaaaataagagaacaagGAAGTGTTAATTTAGTCCACAAAGATTTTTTGCTTGGGGGTATTGCTGAAGTAAGCAGTGTTGCCGACTCTGATAGGAGCattgggaaagggggaaggacacAGATAAAAAATAAGCAACTTTCTTTTGGCATTTGAGATTTGAAATGCTGTCCAGTTAGCAAAATCATTTAAGTATAGCCATTGCCTGAGCTAGATTGAGCCTAGCAACTGGGTATATGTATTGGGGGGACAGAAGATGTACCAGGGTGAGCATTCCTAAACTGTAGCAAAAGCAGTGGTGTAATTGGTCTGAACTCAAAAACCAAGGAGAAAATGTAGACTGTTAGAGCCCTTAGATATCATTCAATTGCAGGTTAGTTAATGAGGAGCTTCTGAAGAATATGGTCAGACTTTATGTTCAAAAGAAGGAATTATAGATTGGAATCTAACCCTGGAAGCCAAGGTTAGAGAGAACTCTGAGGTCTAATTGCTGAATAACATTAAAATCTCAGCAAAATTAAGCAGATTTGgaattataaaacacttaattTTAGTCATGTGGTAGTGATTGATGACTTTGAAAGTTATGCCCAGTAGAAAGAATGGAATCTAGAGTAAGGGAGAACTAGGCAAGTGGGGAACCTGAGTACTAAAAGAATGAGAGATGTTTCTGTCACTTATAGTTGGAAGGGGAGATGACACACTAGCTAAAGGGTGCTCATGTGGTGCTATATCATATTTTTGAAAATCAGTGGAATTGGAGCATATTTTTATGTTGTGGTAAAGAATAATaagtagaagagaaaggaatgttATTGAGGGATTCAAGACTTTCAGGTAAGCAGGCGAGAAAGAGCTCCTAgggcaaaggttaaaaaaaaatcagaagtaaTGAGAAGAGGGGTAAACTTGTGATCCAAAATCTTAATGAATAATCCTTTGAAGAACTTTCAGCCAAAGTACCAGGCCTCTCAGTTACAGTTGTGAATAAAGATCCAAGGAAAACGGAGTTAACCTGGGACAACACTGACAATATCACAACACCTACATATGTAATGGAAACACACAATTCGCCGGTGATGGTAAGCATTACTTCAtgccttatttcatttttataggtcTTATCAAATGGAAAATAGGTGCTTTTGATACATGACATTATAATAAATCTACTTAAaagggcttcttttttttttcagacacaTATAACTTAATCACCTAGATTTCCTCATTAGCCACTCTGAAATCTGATATGTCCCTGAGAAAATATATCTCTAACCAAGGTTCATGACATGATTTGCTCATAGCAAGACAATCTAAGTAAGGCAGAGTGATgacattgaaataaaaatttagcatgaaaagattaaaaaaagatatatagtgATATCTAGTAATAGGGTACATATTCATTAATCAAACTAAAGGTTACTCtaaacattttgttttctgttgtctttgttttcagGATGAGAACTATATCAAAAAAGTCTGCTGTCACTTTTCTACTTGTAGAGCCACATTTATGCATTATCTGGCTATATATCAGAACACATCCAAAAGAGAAGTCATTTTTAATAACATTGGTAATCAACCTTGAGTTTTAagttcttgttttttatttcccATCAACAATCAGTATCAGATCTTATTTTAACTTCAAAACCTGTTTTGTGTCTTTTCTATATCTACCCAGGAGAAGAAGATACAGCTGCAACAAACTTTTCCTGTCTTGTTTACAATGCTGAATTCATGAATTGCACTTGGACAATAGGCAGAGCAGCTCCAAGTGATGTACAATATCATCTTTATTCACAGACTGCTAAGTAAGTTTTCATTGTAGATGAAAACTATTAGAATTATGATGCAAGGTATATCCTACTAATCTGAAGCATTTGGGCCGTTGCAGGGGAAAACAAGAGACAGAATGTACTAGTTACATAAGAAATTCCCAGGCAAGACATATTGGATGTCACTTTGATAAACTCAAGGAATTCAAAGGTCAAGCATACTTCCTCATAAATGGAACCAGCAAAAAcgtcaaaataaaaaatttttgctCTGAAAAAATTTTCCTACTTCATATAGGTGAGAAGAGAATTATATGATTATGTGATCTTACCCATAAAAAGACATGTTCATATTGATAAGATATTGACTGACTTAACCATATAGAATTCCTCAAATAATTCATTGACCAATGAAATATAAGACAACTTCAGCTTGGCAAAAAATGCAACTATGGCATCTTCCTATGCAACACATTCCCTCTCATCCCATATATCCAGTCATTTCCTAGACCTTGATTCTACCTCTATATTGTAATATAGCTCAAATCTGTCCCTGTCTCTTTGCTCACAAGGCCACTACTGTAGGTCAGGGTTGAACTGGACTTTCTGCCTTAAGAGTTTCCTCCCTTCCATCCAGCCAGAATTCAATTACCATGAGATTTCCTTAAAGTCTAGATATGACCATGTTCCTATTAAATAGGCTCTGGTGACTCTCTGTTGATTTTGATAGACTTTGGTATCTGAACTCCAAAAACAAGTAGAAGGTATTCTTGGTGCCAGTTTCTCTCGAGGGGCTTGCTATAATTGACTTTGCTGTCAAAAAACCTAACCTGCATTTCACCTTTTAGTCCCTAAATGCTACCACTATTTTCTACCATTAGGGTAAGTTGAAGCAGTTGATTAAACcatcaaaaatgtttatttaggGAGCAGAGGGATTTCTCAGTGatttcagagccaggcctagaggtgggaggtcctaggttcaaatctggcctcagacacttcctagcttgtgaccctggacaagtcacttaacccccattgcctatcccttaccactcttctgccttggaaccaatgttcaatattgattctgagacagaaaataagggtttttaaaagtaatgatttttttaaagagaagattGGAATCAGACTGTGAAAGATTTTAAGGGTCATCCAGGACATTTTGTCATTTGTTCTTAAGAGTCAATAGGGAGGCACTGAAGTTATTGAAGTGGCATGGTCATgcccagattttaaaaaaatctcatggcAGATGCATAGTGGTTGGATTGAAGAGAGGAAAAATTTAAGACAGAAAGTCCAGTTATGACTCTGCTGTACTACACCATGTAAGAGATAATAAAACTCTGAATTAGAGTAGTAGCCAAGTGAGTTAAGACTCCAGGATGGACTTAAGATATATTGTAAAGGCAGAATTGACAAAGTCTAGCAAAGGATTGGATATATGGgatgaaagaaaatgaactgtATGGGAAGAGTCTGTGGTTGCAAATATAagactggaagaatggtgatGTCCTTGACAGAAATAACAAAGTTTTTAATAGATGTACATTTTAATGGAAAGATGAGTTCTGTGTGATTTTGAGATGCCTCTAGAATATCCAGTTCAAAATGCCCCAAAGACAGTTTTTTGGTGTGGgactagagctcaggagagagaccaGGGCTGGATATGCAAATCTTAGAGTCATTTATGTGGGGATAATAATTGAACTCAAGGAAGTAGATAAAACTGCTAGAAGGGGGAACCTataggagagatggggagggggaatataggttccaggacagag belongs to Monodelphis domestica isolate mMonDom1 chromosome 8, mMonDom1.pri, whole genome shotgun sequence and includes:
- the LOC103094977 gene encoding granulocyte-macrophage colony-stimulating factor receptor subunit alpha isoform X3, which codes for MADLVALIYMSVLWTSACCLKQEQEELSAKVPGLSVTVVNKDPRKTELTWDNTDNITTPTYVMETHNSPVMDENYIKKVCCHFSTCRATFMHYLAIYQNTSKREVIFNNIGEEDTAATNFSCLVYNAEFMNCTWTIGRAAPSDVQYHLYSQTAKGKQETECTSYIRNSQARHIGCHFDKLKEFKGQAYFLINGTSKNVKIKNFCSEKIFLLHIEKYNPPSNITVNCSKSNCLIQWQKPKTRIKFGDSEWDYQLDIQKEGSLDTYELLKIRGTEKNEYEYPLYDTEAKYILKMRTNHRNENWSDWSKPIVFGTISCKGYSPRFLRLKTK